From Glycine max cultivar Williams 82 chromosome 11, Glycine_max_v4.0, whole genome shotgun sequence, the proteins below share one genomic window:
- the LOC100816437 gene encoding uncharacterized protein, with product MKKSSGTSQKLGSFLSPGAPNYREKSIGSQKGWSSERVLLQPSSNSIRNASVANLTPFNSGRTIPSKWDDAERWICSPVSGYANNKTNSYTQLQQRRPKSKSGPIMPPGTGYYSNYSPTIPLSQGLVVKNFMMGGSPFSTGVLAPDAISLHHYYAHEAVFGTRYDFDNSMQCFSPFLNENSVALPSVSSAPMWSELLCDPSPNSQDEKRNEIKNEDTVTSPLSKCDKGTQMSPPEPENDAPTSTMDQQNNLSAKLEVRDVEIDSEASIIRWSKSHVPKLSLLPGKHSRKISRTETKASGLDNAESTLDSSKIQREEAKIVAWESLQKAKAEAEIRKLEMKLEKKKSSSMDKIQSKLRRAQMEAEKMRNQITVEEEGQQVSKTRKVFSFHKYAQIWFPRSCFGTHALHD from the exons ATGAAGAAAAGTTCTGGTACCTCCCAGAAACTTGGTTCATTTCTAAGTCCAGGGGCACCAAACTATAGAGAGAAAAGCATTGGGAGCCAAAAGGGGTGGAGCTCAGAGAGGGTGTTGCTGCAGCCATCATCAAACAGCATAAGGAATGCTAGTGTGGCTAACTTGACACCCTTCAACAGTGGAAGAACAATACCTTCAAAATGGGATGATGCTGAGAGGTGGATTTGTAGCCCCGTTTCAGGCTATGCCAACAACAAAACCAATTCCTATACACAACTTCAGCAGCGGCGACCAAAATCGAAAAGTGGTCCAATTATGCCTCCAGGAACAGGCTACTACTCCAATTACTCACCCACAATTCCACTGAGCCAAGGTTTGGTAGTGAAGAACTTCATGATGGGTGGTTCTCCCTTTTCAACTGGGGTGTTGGCACCGGATGCTATCTCTCTTCACCATTATTATGCACATGAGGCTGTTTTTGGTACCCGTTATGACTTTGACAATAGTATGCAATGCTTCAGTCCATTCCTCAATGAAAATAGTGTAGCTCTCCCATCAGTGTCTAGTGCACCCATGTGGTCAGAACTGCTATGTGACCCTTCGCCTAATTCTCAAG ACGAGAAACGAAACGAAATTAAGAATGAGGACACCGTGACATCTCCTCTCTCAAAATGTGACAAAGGCACTCAAATGAGCCCTCCTGAGCCTGAGAATGATGCACCCACTTCGACAATGGATCAACAAAATAACCTTTCTGCAAAGTTAGAGGTCAGAGATGTAGAGATAGACAGCGAGGCTAGTATTATTAGGTGGTCTAAGAGCCATGTACCCAAGCTGAGCTTGCTACCTGGTAAACACTCAAGAAAAATTAGTAGAACGGAAACCAAAGCTTCAGGTTTGGATAATGCAGAGTCGACGTTGGACTCATCCAA GATTCAGAGGGAGGAAGCCAAAATCGTTGCATGGGAGAGTTTGCAGAAAGCCAAGGCTGAAGCTGAAATACGAAAACTAGAG ATGAaattagaaaagaagaaatcgtCATCAATGGATAAGATTCAAAGCAAACTGAGAAGGGCGCAGATGGAGGCTGAAAAGATGAGAAACCAAATAACTGTAGAAGAGGAGGGTCAGCAGGTTTCCAAGACTCGAAAAGTATTTTCATTCCACAAATATGCCCAGATATGGTTTCCAAGGAGCTGCTTCGGCACTCATGCTCTCCATGattaa